A part of Aegilops tauschii subsp. strangulata cultivar AL8/78 chromosome 2, Aet v6.0, whole genome shotgun sequence genomic DNA contains:
- the LOC109745918 gene encoding dolichyl-diphosphooligosaccharide--protein glycosyltransferase subunit 1B yields the protein MAEREHRSSTVVLLTHGSKSNQAKPKEDKRSDLISVSPSSALLTSPAMAPSVRATVLLLLLLAASSSSQAAQAAEDGIRVLSAEKRIDLTGPIVKVFLTLKVQNTATGADASHVLIAFTPAEADHLAIVKATRAEGKRKKKTYIPLPVSPADPATAAPNGARLYSISLPTPLKPTDTTTVEVFYVLTHSLEPFPAEITQSESQLVYYRDSAVLLSPYHVQEQGTYVKTPSSRVESFTRVDPTSRSGPDVKYGAYGNQLPYAYSPIILHYENNHAFAVVEELVRKVEISHWGNVQVTEHYKLKHGGAKHKGVFSRLEYQARQSISGASSFKNLLARLPPRVHSVYYRDEIGNISSSHLRSDSYKSELEIEPRYPLFGGWHCTFTIGYGMPLQDFLFESADGRRFANLTFGCPLLNTVVDNLTIKVVLPEGSKSPQAVVPFETEQHLETSYSYLDVVGRTTVVIKKKNVVGEHNVPFQVYYEFSPIFMLAEPLMLVTAVLLFFAACIVYLHTDLSIAKSQASS from the exons ATGGCTGAGAGAGAACATCGGTCTAGTACAGTAGTACTCCTGACTCATGGGTCCAAGTCCAACCAAGCCAAGCCAAAGGAAGACAAGAGATCAGATCTCATCTCAGTCTCCCCTTCCTCTGCTCTCCTCACGTCGCCGGCGATGGCGCCGTCCGTCCGCGCCACcgtcctgctcctcctcctcctcgccgcctcctcctcttctcAGGCGGCACAAGCGGCGGAGGACGGCATCCGGGTCCTCTCCGCCGAGAAAAGG ATCGACCTCACCGGCCCCATCGTCAAGGTCTTCCTCACCCTCAAG GTCCAGAACACCGCCACTGGCGCCGACGCCTCACACGTCCTCATCGCCTTCACGCCTGCCGAGGCCGACCACCTCGCCATCGTCAAGGCAACAAGGGCCGAGGGCAAGCGCAAGAAGAAGACCTACATCCCGCTCCCAGTATCACCTGCCGACCCCGCCACTGCCGCTCCCAACGGCGCCCGCCTCTACTCCATCTCCCTTCCCACCCCACTGAAACCCACCGACACAACCACCGTGGAGGTCTTCTACGTGCTCACGCACTCCCTCGAGCCCTTCCCTGCCGAGATCACCCAGTCCGAGTCCCAGCTCGTCTACTACCGCGACAGCGCCGTCCTCCTCTCGCCGTACCATGTCCAGGAGCAGGGCACCTATGTCAAGACGCCCAGCAGCAGGGTCGAGTCCTTCACCAGGGTCGACCCCACCAGCCGCTCGGGCCCTGATGTCAAATACGGCGCGTACGGCAACCAGCTCCCCTACGCCTACTCGCCCATCATTCTGCATTATGAGAACAACCATGCGTTTGCTGTCGTCGAGGAGCTTGTGCGCAAGGTGGAGATCTCTCACTGGGGGAACGTCCAGGTCACCGAGCACTACAAGTTGAAGCATGGCGGTGCGAAGCACAAAGGAGTCTTTTCAAG GCTCGAGTATCAGGCTAGGCAATCTATCAGTGGAGCGTCATCATTTAAGAACCTTCTTGCAAGGTTGCCTCCACGAGTTCATTCAGTCTACTATCGTGATGAGATTGGTAACATCTCCTCATCCCATCTGCGCAGTGATTCATACAAG TCAGAACTAGAAATTGAACCAAGATATCCGCTGTTTGGTGGGTGGCACTGCACTTTCACCATCGGCTATGGCATGCCACTGCAAGATTTCCTGTTTGAATCGGCTGATGGTCGACGCTTCGCCAACCTTACATTTGGATGCCCTCTACTGAATACTGTGGTTGATAATCTTACCATCAAG GTTGTGCTTCCCGAGGGATCGAAAAGCCCGCAAGCTGTTGTTCCTTTTGAGACGGAGCAACATCTCGAG ACTAGCTATTCATACCTGGATGTTGTGGGGAGGACGACAGTGGTGATAAAGAAGAAAAACGTAGTAGGAGAGCACAATGTTCCATTCCAG GTGTACTATGAGTTCAGCCCCATCTTCATGCTGGCGGAGCCGCTGATGCTGGTAACCGCAGTGCTGCTCTTCTTCGCCGCTTGCATTGTCTATCTTCACACGGATCTTTCCATCGCGAAGTCACAGGCCTCCTCCTGA
- the LOC109745929 gene encoding probable inactive histone-lysine N-methyltransferase SUVR1, with protein sequence MVGRNEEKARLALAAMKKLGFGRKHATPVLKRLFRLFDRQWEPIEEDSYRALAEAILDDQLLQLHPQSQPQPNGGGNEVPGQEEEELDAEEPEISTPDRPSTTPPFRATPQSSSSFRAPASPSGPTSFRATGTGTGTARGIVERGVVLAPALNNGAQTTPSATALLTKHKHKHMMDAEFQQPAFFFLKHPKPEPPEPQPEPQPVDMDASGCRDVQPGLILGSRNRNLNLASSSSDFNALPPPDRNPHHISGSDKNRAIQHHSRNTDMSVEPTSSSTLINGTGSQVQEIDVASSPGGEVKLSLKCSADPSKLKMPDLEAVYKMVEDKYLCSDKLLPPDFSIPGLMAEICQSVVQMGTQHTMTEHITQSHTVGNGSTSKCVEGGSASSTPAPQPHLALSRTTHDVHDISRGQENVKIPIANESGRGKCPPSFSYIPGNEVFQNGIVNISLAHIGAQDSCADCFGDCLSAPVPCACARVTGGEYAYTPGGLVKPEFIDKCVSVNRIPEVHHKVFCKTCPLERSRDKASPEPCRGHLVRRFIKECWSKCGCSMRCGNRVVQHGIRCNLQVFSTGNGRGWGLRTQNALPKGAFVCEYAGEILTCVEVHGRAVENMKNNRYTHTVVLDAGWSSGGSLKDEDALCLDGTFYGNVGRFINHRCRDANLAMVPVQVETPDRHYYHVAFFTSRKVEALEELTWDYGIDFDEELGPVKVFECLCGSKYCRGSRRHRQRLRNGNGNGKKRSRIEG encoded by the exons ATGGTGGGGCGCAACGAGGAGAAGGCGCGGCTGGCGCTGGCCGCCATGAAGAAGCTGGGGTTCGGCCGGAAGCACGCCACCCCCGTGCTCAAGCGCCTCTTCAGGCTCTTCGACCGGCAGTGGGAGCCCATCGAGGAGGACTCGTACCGCGCCCTCGCCGAAGCCATCCTCGACGACCAACTCCTTCAACTCCATCCCCAATCCCAACCACAG CCCAACGGCGGCGGCAATGAGGTGCCggggcaggaggaggaggagctggaTGCCGAGGAGCCGGAAATCTCCACCCCCGACCGCCCTTCCACGACCCCCCCTTTCAGAGCCACACCGCAAAGCTCCAGCTCTTTCAGAGCCCCTGCTTCTCCATCCGGACCCACCTCTTTCAGAGCCACAGGCACAGGCACAGGCACAGCACGAGGCATAGTGGAAAGGGGGGTTGTCTTGGCTCCTGCCCTCAACAATGGCGCACAGACCACACCCTCAGCAACCGCACTGCTCACCAAGCACAAGCACAAGCACATGATGGATGCAGAGTTTCAGCAGCCTGCCTTCTTCTTTCTCAAACACCCCAAGCCCGAACCCCCTGAACCTCAACCTGAACCTCAACCCGTCGACATGGACGCGTCTGGCTGTCGGGATGTGCAGCCTGGCTTGATTCTCGGCTCCCGCAACCGCAACCTCAACCTTGCTTCCTCCTCGTCCGACTTCAATGCGTTGCCTCCGCCTGACCGAAATCCTCACCACATTTCAG GTAGTGATAAAAACAGGGCAATTCAACATCACAGCAGAAATACAGACATGTCTGTGGAGCCAACAAGCAGCAGCACACTCATCAATGGAACAGGGTCTCAAGTGCAGGAGATTGATGTGGCGTCATCCCCTGGGGGCGAGGTTAAGCTGTCTCTCAAGTGCAGCGCAGACCCATCAAAGCTCAAAATGCCTGATCTAGAAGCAGTATACAAGATGGTTGAGGACAAATACCTCTGCTCGGACAAGCTTCTTCCTCCCGATTTCTCCATTCCCGGCCTCATGGCCGAGATATGCCAGAGCGTTGTGCAGATGGGCACTCAACATACCATGACGGAGCATATTACACAATCACATACTGTTGGTAATGGCAGCACGTCTAAATGCGTGGAGGGTGGTTCAGCGAGTTCAACTCCTGCCCCGCAACCGCATTTGGCACTTTCAAGGACTACCCATGATGTACATGACATATCCAGGGGACAAGAAAATGTCAAGATACCGATAGCAAATGAATCTGGCAGAGGAAAATGCCCACCATCGTTTTCTTACATACCAGGCAACGAGGTATTCCAAAATGGTATTGTGAACATCTCCCTTGCACACATTGGTGCTCAAGACTCTTGTGCTGATTGCTTTGGCGACTGCTTGTCGGCGCCTGTACCATGCGCTTGCGCAAGAGTCACCGGGGGTGAATATGCATACACACCGGGCGGTTTGGTAAAGCCAGAATTCATTGACAAGTGCGTCTCCGTGAACCGGATTCCTGAAGTACATCACAAGGTCTTTTGCAAGACGTGCCCGCTCGAGAGGTCCAGAGATAAAGCCTCACCAGAGCCTTGCAGGGGCCACCTTGTTCGGAGATTCATCAAGGAGTGCTGGAGCAAATGCGGGTGCAGCATGCGATGTGGCAACCGTGTGGTCCAACACGGCATAAGATGCAACCTCCAG GTGTTCTCCACGGGAAATGGGAGGGGTTGGGGGCTGCGCACGCAGAATGCATTGCCAAAAGGAGCTTTCGTGTGCGAATATGCGGGGGAAATACTAACATGCGTAGAAGTACATGGGCGGGCGGTCGAGAACATGAAGAATAATAGATATACGCATACGGTAGTGTTGGATGCTGGCTGGTCTTCGGGAGGGTCGCTCAAGGACGAAGATGCATTGTGCCTAGATGGAACCTTTTATGGGAATGTTGGCAGATTCATCAACCACAG ATGCCGTGATGCAAATCTGGCCATGGTTCCTGTTCAAGTGGAGACTCCTGATCGCCACTATTACCAT GTTGCATTCTTCACGAGCAGGAAGGTGGAGGCCCTTGAGGAACTGACATGG GACTATGGGATTGATTTCGACGAGGAGTTGGGGCCGGTGAAGGTGTTTGAGTGCCTGTGTGGAAGCAAGTACTGCCGAGGAAGTCGTCGGCATCGTCAGCGCCTGA ggaatgggaatgggaatggcAAGAAGAGAAGCAGAATTGAAGGTTAA